The window GCTTGGCCGGGTCACGCGACAGGATGCAATCAACGAGGTCGTTCAGAGCTTCTGGAACACGCACGTTCAACGCACGCGCAGGAGGCGGCTTCATGACGGTGCTGTTGAGCGTAACTCGCGCTTGAACCTCCGTGGGTCGGGGGTCGGTCAGCAACTCATAGAGCATGGCGCCGACCGCGAAAATCTCGTCCGCGACGCGGAAGGCGTACTTCGCGCGCTGTTCGGCCTTGTGCTCCCGAAGCCATGCGAACTGCTCCGGCGCGCGAAAGCGGTCCGTCCCCGGAGGCAAGCCCCAATCCGTCAGCTCTTCAGCCAACGAGTAGCTGGCACAGCTAAAGTCGATAATGACCGGCTCTCCATCGCTCTTCCGAATCAGAACGTTGGACAGCTTCAAATCCCGATGTAGGACGCCACGGCCGTGCATGTACGAAAGCGCGGCGGAAATCTTGTCGAAGACCTGCAAGACCTCTTGAACCGTGGGGTGTTTACGCTCCGCCCATTCAGCAAGGGTCCACCCCTCTACGTACTCGAGCGCGAGATAGACATTTCCCTGCTCGGAGTATCCATACCCACGGTGCTTGACGATGTTCGGATGGTCCAGAAGGAGGAGTGCCGAAAGCTCTCGAAGCGTCCGCGCGTGAGTCTGCTTGTCGTCCCCACTCGAATCCCGGTGGCGAGCTAACTTGAGCGCGCATCGACGGCCATGCTTTTCGACGAGATAGACGACTGCAAAACCACCGTTTCCAATCTCTCTGACGACACTCCACCCATCGATGGTCGTACCAGGGGGTGGAAACATCGAAATCACGTTCATGGAGTTCCCCCGGAAGCAGCCTTTGGCAACCTCACATTGGGGATCGTGAGCGTGCGGCCGTCCCCCACCACCTCCAGAGTAAAGACAGGGCTTGCACTCAACTGTGCTGTCTCGGCAACCACGAGAATTCGGCCGTATCCGCCTGAAGGCATTGCGCCCGGAGCAACTGTTACGATGCGCCCCTTTAGCGGCAGCCCGACGCGTCCAGTCAGCGTGGCTACTCGTGGCACCCAAGGTGGTTGCCCGAGGTTGTTCCGTATCCCAAGATCCACAAGCACCCACCCCTGTCCGCGATAGGCCACCCCGGACACTACAGCGAAGCCTTGTGCCGCATCTCTATGTCCCTTGATGAGCGTTGCCGTTACGCCCTCCTTGTCGACATACCCGAGCAGCACGAAGTCTTCAGGTCTGGGCATTCGCGGTTCGTCAACCGGGCATCCCTCGACTGTCATCTCGGGGCGCTGAACATTGATCTGAATGTCCACTTCGGCCGGGTCTGTGACCAGTGAGAAGGCAGCTCGCGCAGGAGCCCGGCCATCCGCGAAGAAGACCCCAACTTCGTAGCGCTCACCTTCGGCAAGGTCGGCCACCGGCTGAACGATGACCGACCGCTCACCGGCATCCAGGACGCGAATCCGCGACTCGTCGAAGGTCAGGGTCTTCCGGTTGATGGGAGCCGGAAACAGGAAGAGCGTCGGCGTGTCGCGAGCCACTCGGACGACAGGAAGTGGATCGGTAGGGCTGTTTGCAACGGACACCGCGCGGTCCCGCTTCGCGCGTTCCGCTTGTTCCGCCATGGCTGGCGTCGCAGCCCCCCCACGCGAGAACCAGCACAAGGGCCAATCTGACCGGTTGGATCAAAGGCGCATGACCTCCCAGAGCAGGAAGCTACCATCGCGGATACTCGCGCAGTGGGCCTATTTCCTACAGGCCAGCACGCCCCGTGTGGTGCGCGGTCCCCCGTGCCTCGCACTTGGCTTGTTGGTCCCGCCTAGGTATGAAGGCAGCCGGGCGGCTGTGGTGAGTACGTAGTTCACGGCGTCGCGAGGTCCCAGACCAACCGCGCCGATTCCGCAGCCGCCCGCTATCGCTCCACAAGCTTCGCAACGGCGAACCCGGCCCCAAGCCCGGCAAGCAGCGCCACAATGGCGACCGTGAAGGACACGTCCCCAGCCTGCTGGCGTAACGACTCGTTCTCGGCGCGCAGCCGCGCAATCTCCGAGGCGGTTCGAATGCAGCGGCTTTCCGACAGCCAGCAGCCGCCCTCCACCTCCACGGCTGCCGAACCTCCATCCGGAAAGAGCTGAGCGCGCTCGACGCTGATGACCTCCGAGCCCGACGCGGGAAGCGCGAGCAGAACAACCAGCACGAGCGCGCCGAGCTTCACTTGTCGCCCCGGGTGTCGAGCTGCTCCAGCACAGCAATCGCTGCGGCTTTCTCCGCGACCTGCCCCGCGGCAATCGCGCCCGCCAGCTCGGCGCGGGCAATGGCGGCGCTCCCGAACAGAATCCGCCTGATGATGGTGAAGCCACCAGCGGCCGTCAGGGCCACTTGCAGCGCCGTCAGCATCAGCGCCAGCGAGAACGGAGCCCCCGCAGCGAGCGCGTTCGCTACCGCGCCAGCGAGGGAGACGCCAAGCACGAGAACGGCGCCGCCTCTGTCGGTATTGAAGAACGGGACGAACCCGCCACCGAACCTCCGCAGCAGGTAGACGAGCACCACCACCACCAGGGCGGCGAGCAGCGCGTAGTTCCTGCTCGTCACGGCATCGAGAAGAAGGCGCGCGAACTCCTCGAACTGCTCGGGGTTCGGCCCGACTACACCAGCGTCAATCATGTTGCCTCCGGGTTAGAAGCCCAGCCGTTCCAGTTCGGCCGCGAGCTTCGGGTTTGCTGCACGCCACTTCGGCGACAGGCGCTCGGCATCGAGGCGAGCCCACACGTCGGCGAGGGAACTCTGTTGGACCAGGGTGCGAAGCGGCGTGAGCTGAAGCGCGCTCACGTAGCCCGGCCACTGCACATGGGGGGAGTCACCGAACCTGCCGCCCCAGACAAGGCCCGCCTTCGTGGATTCGTCACCCAGCACGCGGTAAGCCGACTCACGCCAATCCGGCTGCACGCCAGGTCGCGGGCTCGCGTCACAAACGAAGTCGAAGGCGAGGCCGTAGTTGTGCGCGGACAATCCTGCGGGCGATGCCTTGCCGCCCTTGCCCGCCGCGTACAACCGACGCAGCTCTGCCTGCTCCGGCAGGTCACGGAAGCCATGCGTCGCGACGTAGCGAACGCCGTGGGCTGCACTACGCGCGATGACCTCAAGGGAGACCGCAACGAACGGCAGATAAACGCGGTCAAGGTCGACCCGCTCGAAGTTCGCATGGGTCATCACGAGCCCCGCCCGCCCGACTGGGACATGCGAAGCAGCTCCAGTTCAACGACCTGCTGAACCTGAGCCGGGAGCCCTCGGGTGAACTCGTCGCGCCACCGACGCAGCGCGCCCAGTTCCACGGCCAGGGCGTTGATGCGCTCGTCCTGCCGCGCGACCTTCTCAACGAGGGCGCGAATCTCCCCAACCAGGGACTTCGCGGCCCAGGTGAGGACACCGACGCCGGCCGTTCCAAGCAGGGAGCCGACTACGAGCTGTAGGGACTTGGTCTCTTCTGCGGTCACGACGTCACCAGGGGCTTGAGGTTGCCCCTGGTAAATGCGTGTGACTCTTCGATGTGGTTCAGGGCACGCAACCAAGTGGTTCCAAATAAGCCACCATGGTGATCAGACGCCCACAGCATTTACCGGAGTCGGCGGCTTCCCAAGTCCCAGATCTTCCCTGCTGGCAGCGAACAATGGTAACTTCATGCCGCTGGGAGTTCCCTAGACATCTGGCATTGGCGCTACTTCGGCCAACGACGTATCTCGTATCTCCTCTACCAGGAAGCAGCCATGAGCACTTCAGGTCTCTTCGCCGTCCAGAGCGCTTCCGGAAGCGAACTGGATGCCCACTTCTCGCTGGAGCTGTTGCAGGGCGAAACTACACTGCTCTTCGAATCGAAGGGAGGTGGAAAAGACTCTCCCCTTGGCAAGAGAAGAAATCAAGACTACGACCCGGGACTCCGACTTATATTGGAGCGACTAGCGCAAAGAGGCGCTAAAATTCGGGATGCCTCTGTTGATTCCGACAATGTACTGGACGCTGGATTGCCTATCGAACAGCGCCGTCTGAATGTGCGAGCTCCCTTCAAACTTCCTGTAGACCTATCCCTCATCGATGACTTTGACAAGCTGAGAAAAGCCCTAAGTGCTGCGCAAAAGCCGATTGGACAACGTGCTAACGCGAAGGGCGGAAACGGGCAGAAGAAGATTCGTCTCTACCTCGATCTCAACACTCAAGGGACAGATCTACACAGTCTAGGGAGATCGCTCGCCACGCCCACGCGATCAATAGTCATGTCCGCAGGTGACATTGCCAATACTGCCGAGACGATTAGTGCGAGCGGTCATTTTGATCCCCACAGCATTGAAGATGCCAGAGCCCGCACGCTTAGTGCAATCGTCCAGCGACAGGGGCAGTCGGCATTTCGAAAGAGCTTGCTTGAGGCATACGGCAACAGGTGCGCCATCACAGAGTGTGATCTCGAGGAGGTTCTCGAGGCTGCACATATCCTTCCGTTTAAAGGACCTGCGACCAATACCCTCGAGAATGGGCTGCTTTTAAGGGCGGACATTCACACTCTTTTTGATCGAGGATTGATTGCGGTCGACACCGCCAACTGGACCATTCTGACTCACGCGAGAATTACATCCACTCAATACGCCAGCCTAAACAAACAACATCTCCGACTACCTTCTCGCCCTGAACTGCACCCAAGCACGGTCGCACTTAACAAGCACAGGGTCGAATCTGGACTCTGACGCCGCGGATCTCATTCACGTCGACTCTCCACATGACCCTTCGATAAACCGGCGCCCGTCACTAGGGCATCAACCATTGTTCTCATGACTTAAATCACCCACCACAAGGAAGCCAACCATGCCCAATCGGCGACTCAGCGTATCGCTAAAACGAGGGGAGGCCCTTCACGTCACCCGAGTGGCGGCCGGGCGCGATCGGCTAGTCTACATAATAACAGCCAACCAAAAGCTCAAGTACAAGCTCGGCAGAAGCCGCATCGCCTATATCGGGACAACAAAGAATGGCATTGATCGAGTGGCTCAAAGCGCCGCAGATTGGACGGACGATGTTCTTGGACAGAGAGGCGTAGACTCATTCGACGTTCGAATAGTCACCTGCCGTCCACGGCAAAAAGTAAAGACATGGGTCAAGCTTGAGCGCGCGTTCCTATTGGTTTTTCGCGAACAGTATGGACAGGTTCCCAAGTGCAACACTCAAGGCAAGAACATAATCGAGCGTGACGAGTTCTACTATTTCGCAAAATCCAGACTCCTGAGGGTCCTCGAAGACCTGAGCTAGGCTGCTCAACACAGCAAACATCCTGGAATCTTTAGTCTCGTGGCTTGAGGTTGTGCGCAAGGAGCCCCTGCACAATGTAAGTCATCGCGAAGCGAACGGTGATTCTCATCACGTCGCCAAAGTCCATTGGCTCAACACGAGCCACTCGTCCCGGAGCGACTCCATCAATCGTCTCTCCGGGGCGAAGCGCGTCCGTGCGTGTCCACCCGCGCTCGAACGTCCGCCAGCGATGGTCCGGCGTCACGACGAGCACACGCCCATCCGTCATGGTGAGCGTGCAACGCGCTGCCTGATGCCTTCTGACGTGCGTCACCTCGAAGATGCCGCCATCTCGCTCGTGCTCGTGCATGGTGAGCACTCGCATCCCAGGCCGGAGCATTTCGGCAGGTACTTCCGAACCATCGCCGAGCAACACCAGTTCCCACGGCGCGACGCAGGTTCCGTGCGTGCCCCCGCCACCTCCACCGCTGCCGGTTGGCGTTGACGCGGGCCCCGTCGCGCTCCGAAGCATGTTGACGTTGTAGCTGCTCGGCGGGAAGAACCACCGCTCGGCGCTGTAGCCGCTCGCGTTGTGGAGCCGCACCTTCAGGTAAAGCAGCCTGTTCGCCATGGCGTCCCGCAGCCGGTTGAACCTGTCGCCATACATGAAGGTGAAGCCCGCGCG is drawn from Myxococcus xanthus and contains these coding sequences:
- a CDS encoding M15 family metallopeptidase gives rise to the protein MTHANFERVDLDRVYLPFVAVSLEVIARSAAHGVRYVATHGFRDLPEQAELRRLYAAGKGGKASPAGLSAHNYGLAFDFVCDASPRPGVQPDWRESAYRVLGDESTKAGLVWGGRFGDSPHVQWPGYVSALQLTPLRTLVQQSSLADVWARLDAERLSPKWRAANPKLAAELERLGF
- a CDS encoding HNH endonuclease, which codes for MSTSGLFAVQSASGSELDAHFSLELLQGETTLLFESKGGGKDSPLGKRRNQDYDPGLRLILERLAQRGAKIRDASVDSDNVLDAGLPIEQRRLNVRAPFKLPVDLSLIDDFDKLRKALSAAQKPIGQRANAKGGNGQKKIRLYLDLNTQGTDLHSLGRSLATPTRSIVMSAGDIANTAETISASGHFDPHSIEDARARTLSAIVQRQGQSAFRKSLLEAYGNRCAITECDLEEVLEAAHILPFKGPATNTLENGLLLRADIHTLFDRGLIAVDTANWTILTHARITSTQYASLNKQHLRLPSRPELHPSTVALNKHRVESGL